The bacterium region CCAACAAATCGAGATCCCCGCCATAGAATGTGCCTCTTAAGTCAGCGCGTTCTGCGAGTTCACGCTGGTAATAAAAACCCAGTAGATCGACACCTTTCGTTTTGTCTTCGGATGAAAAGCGCAAGCCGAGTCCGGCGCCAATTTCCGCTTTTTCAAAACTTACATCCTCCACTTCTGCGTCATAGAGAATGGGAAAGCCGGAATTGAGATGTAGATCGGGATTCGGAAAGCGAAAATCGTCGTTGCCATTGTCGCCCGCTAACGCATTCGGATCTCGAAAAAAGACGGGATTTCCCGTGGAAAACTGCGTGCGCCAGTACAGATGTTCTCCAAAACTTCCACCGATCTGAAATTGGTGATCTTCAAATCTATTGAACGCCGTGGAGACCAATCCGTAACTTTCAAGGTTTCTGTCCGGTTGTCTTTCGAATTTTGGAGCTTTCCCAAACAACACGTACAATGCAGTCGGATCACCGTCCTTCAGGAAATCTGCGCGCCTTCCAAATTGCATCCAGGCTTCTTTCAGATTGACCGTTTGATCGGTGCTTGTTGGATTCCGGTTATACAGATCGATAACAGCAACGCGCAATCTGCCGGTGATCAAATCGGCCGGAGTAAGATCGACGATCAGGTTAAACGCGCTGACCTCAACGGAAGAGCCTGGCGAGACCGTTCGTAGAAAAACGGATGTTTGACCGCGCGGAATGAATTCAGGAGGAAATGGAAACTGGAGCGGAAACCGTGAATCTTCCGACCACCGGTAGTGGGCTTTGAATTCCCCATGAAACTCAAAGAGCTTCTGCTCCGGCTCTTGCGTTGCTTCTTGCGCTAAAGCGCTAGAGCAAATGATCAGTAGAATCGCAGCAGCGAGCAACTTCATGAGTCCCCCCGTTGGATTGCTAAGCCAGCTTTACTCTCTCCGCCTGTATATCCATTTTAAGAACGCCGTATTCGCTGGTGTTCACAAGCGGCATATCCTCATAACACTTGTTCTTCAAATCATACACTTCGCAAGTGTCGAATGGTTTTGAATAGACATGCAAAGAAACCGCCCTGCAATCATAAGAAGGAAGGTTCAAAACCTGATGGACCGGTTCTTCCGGATCAACTTCTCCGGGTGATTCCGGACTAAGCTCGAACTGAACGCTGGATTTGAGGTCACAGAAATGTCTGGAGATATCCTTCTGTATGAGAGTAAAGTTGTGAACCATCAGGCGTCCGTACGGGATAGCCATCCAGCATTTCTGATCACGATGGTTATGGATCACGCTCTTTTGTCCCTTGTCCCAACAGACTGCGATGAGCTCAAACAACGGCGTTTTATGAATCAGATTCCGTGTGTAATGCTCTGAAGAAAAGTAGAGATACGGAGCAAGCGTCGCAATATCGACAGGATGAGAGCGCAAAAAGGTCAGGACATTCTCAAGCGTGAAGTCCGTTTCCGGTATCGCTGACAAACGACTTACAAATTCTCCAATATTCACCATATTTTATCCGAACTTGACGCCTTGGCGTCTTGGCGGTTCAAAGTGCAGCCACGTTAGCGAAGTATTTTGCAAATGTTTTGATTCCTCCGGAAGCCTGAACCCAATCAAAATTCTCATTCGGCGCATGATATCCATGCTCCGGCAACGAGAGTCCAATAAAAATAATAGGTGCTTTCAAATACCGCTGCATTGTCACAACAGCGCCAATGGAGCCACCCTCACGGATAAATGCAGGAGAGCGCGAAAAACCATATTCGATGGCATCTATGGCGCAACGGATATGATCTCCGGACAGATCCCCGAGATAGGGATCTAGCTTTGCGTCTAGAATGACTTCGACATCCGGATTTAGTTTTTTCACATAACTCTTGATCAGCTTAAAGATCTTTTCGGGCTTCTGATTGGGAACCAGGCGGCAACTAAACTTCAGCTCCCCGCGTGGCGGAACAACCGTTTTCACACCAGGACCTGTGTAGCCTCCCACCAGACCATGCACTTCAAAGGTGGGCATCGTCCAAACACGTTTCAGAAGATCCACCGCAGTATTTGCCCGAAGAGACCTGAAACTGTAAACCTGTTTCCACCTTTTCATATCAAAGCCGGAAGATAAAAAGCTGTCCACTTCTTTTTTGCTGACTGCCTTTACGTCTTGATAAAATCCGGGAATCTTTACCTTTCCTGTTTTTGCATCGTAACATTGCGCAACAACCTGACATAATTCACCCAGCGGATTCCTCGCGGCTCCGCCGGTTACTCCCGAATGAGTGTCCTTTTCGTGAGTTTGTAAAACCATCAATGCCGTAATCATTCCGCGTAATCCGTATGGAATGGCCGGTTTGTTCCGTGAAATCCACATCGTATCGGAAACCAGAACAGAATCGGTTTTTAACGAAGCCGCATTGGCTTTCATGAATTCTTCAAAGTGCGGACTACCAATTTCTTCTTCGAGCTCCCAGATGAACTGAATATTCAGAGGCACACCATTTTCCACAGCATATCGGGCGCCTAGCAGCGCTGTCAGACCAGGCCCTTTGTCATCGGTTGTGCCGCGACCCAGATAGCGGCCATCCTGTTTTACAAAAACGAAAGGTTCCCGCACCCATTCCGGCTCTTGTGCGGGTTGAACATCCATGTGGTTATAAACGGTAAGAGTCTGCCTTGCACCCGGAACTTGAAAGCGGCCAACCACTACGGGATTTCCACTTGTTTCATGCACAGTTGCTTCAGCGCCAAAAGCACGCAAATATTCTGCTGCTAAATTCGCTCCGCGCCGCATATCGCCTTTCCGGCCTGGATCCATGCTGACCGTTGGAATCTCAACCAGCTGACCCAACATGTCTACAAAATGCACACGACTCCCTTCAATGTATTTATCCAGATTCTTCAAGTATTTTTGGTCGCCCATCAGATTCTCCTTTTTCACCATCAGTAGATATGGGGAATCAACCGGTATGATTTTGAGCTGTACTCTTCGTAAACACTGCCGAAATGCTTCAACATCAGCCTTTCTTCCTGCGCCATACGATGAGTCAACAGCATAGAATAAATGACAACAAAAATAAACCCCAAGAGGGTGGGGAATACGAGTACAAATCCGATCAAACTTAAAACAGCTCCCAGATAAATCGGATGGCGTATCTGCGAATAGATCCCGGTGGTGATGAGTTGATGATTTTCTTGAATCGCAACGTAAATGCTGAACTGCCGCTTCAGTGTGCGAATCGAGATATGGCGAATGATCAGACCGCAAAGAAACACGGGTGTTCCTATGTAACGAAAGTAAACAGGAAGATTCAGGGATGTAAAATTCCGGCCTGCAAAAAACGGGATACAGAACGCCGCGCCTGCAGTTAAAACCAACAGTAGAATGAACAGCGTTCTCGATTCGCCCTGCTCTTTTCCCTTATTGATTCCGCCACGACCGCCCGAAAAAACAGAAATCGCCACAAGGCCACTGCAGAAAAATATTGTACGCGGTAAATCCTGAAAAAATAGTTTCGCCGAACCGAAGCCCGCTAACACAGACAAGGAAAACAGGGTTATAGCAAAAACAGTACGAAACACGGAGAAACATTATATATGGAGGAAGGATTAGGAGAGGAGATTAGGAATTACGATTACGATTACGATTAAGATCACGATCCACGATTATAAATGAATATACCGCAGGGACCTTGAGGGGGGAGGTATAAGGGCAACAGGAATTAAATCAACTGACGAACCAAAACCATCGACCCCCTAAATCGCTTCAAAAAATAAGTGCAGGTCACCTGCGGTGAACTAATTATATGAAACTGCAAGTTAGAACTCAATAGTTAATTTTTGTGATCGTGACGCGGGGGGAGAAAAGTTTGTAAGTTCATGCGGAATATGGTACTTTCAGTCCACTGATGAAGGTCCCATTGATCGATTTACAGGCTCAATTCCTGAATCTTCAGCCCGAAATTCATCAAGCGATTGAGTCGGTCCTGGCCAGCCAGAAATTTATCCTCGGTGAGGAAGGGCGCTCCCTTGAGAGCAGGATCGCGGAGTTAACGCAGACGAGCTTCGCTGTCGGTTGTGCCAGTGGCACCGATGCCCTGCTTCTTTCCTTGCGCGCAGTGGGGATCGGTCCCGGCGATGAGGTCATTACCACCGCGTATTCCTTCTTCGCTACAGGCGGAATGATTTCCTGGATTGGAGCTGTTCCCGTTTTTGTGGATATTGATCCGGGAACATTCAATCTCTTGCCCGAACAAGTCGGAAAAAAAATCACAGCAAAAACAAAAGCCATCCTGGCCGTACATTTGTTCGGTCAATGTTGCTCCATCGAACAACTGTTGCCTTTCAATCTTCCTGTAATCGAAGATGCGGCCCAGGCGATTGGATCCATGCGAAACGGTAAACCGGCAGGATCGATCGGGATTTCCGGATGTTTTTCCTTTTTTCCGACCAAGAATCTGGGCGCTTATGGTGATGGAGGAATGATCGTAACGAGTGACGAAACACTGGCAAAAAAACTGAAAATGCTAAGAGCTCACGGACAGGAATCGCAACGCTACTATCACTCATTTATCGGCACGAATAGCCGGCTCGATGAGCTGCAGGCGGCGGTTCTACGCGTAAAACTGAAGTACTTGCAGCAGTGGAATGAGAAGCGAGCAGCCAATGCCGCCTATTACAATGAACGTCTGAAGGATTTGCCTCTCGAAATTCCTGTGATCGATGCCGCGAATACTTCTAATTTTCATCAGTATGTCATCCGAAGTAAAAACCGGGACCGTCTCAAAAACTATCTTGCGGACCAGGGAATCGGCACGGGGATCTACTATCCATTGATTCTCCCTTTACAGCCTTGCTTTTCTGAGCTTGGCTACAAAGCCGGTGATTTTCCCAACGCCGAAGAATGTTCAACAACGTCCCTTGCACTGCCGGTTTACCCTGAACTGACTGCAGAACAGCTTGAATTTGTGGTGCATCATATTTTCCACTTCTTGCAATAATGTTGTTATCCATCCTTATCCCTGTTTACAACGAAGCAAAAACGATTCGTCAGATAATTGAACGGGTGCAGTCAACTCCTTATGACAAGGAAATCATTGTTGTGGATGATGGCTCGAGTGACGGTACAACAGAAGAGCTGAAACAGATGGATCAAAATGTCAAAGTCCTGCTGCATGAAAAAAACAGAGGGAAGGGAGCAGCCATCCGCACAGCTTTGCAGCACGCGACGGGTGATATTCTACTCATCCAGGATGCAGACATGGAATATGATCCTTCCGACTACCCTCAGCTCTTGGATCCGATTCAATCCGGAAAAGCGGATGTTGTATTTGGCTCGCGGTTTCTGGGAGGAGGAGCGCACAGGGTCCTGTACTTCTGGCACTCCCTTGGCAACCGCTTCCTGACTTTGCTGGCGAACATGCTGAACGACTTAAATATGACTGATATGGAAACCGGTTATAAGGCATTTACTCGTGAAGTCCAGAAGGCCATACGGATTCGCTCCAATCGTTTTGGATTTGAGCCTGAGTTTACCGCGAAAGTTGCCCGGAAGCGTTTCCGTATTTACGAAGTTCCGGTCTCTTATTATGGTCGTGGATACCGGGAAGGTAAAAAAATTACTTGGCGGGACGGCCTCGCAGCATTATTTTGGATCTTCAGATATCGATTTTTTGATTGAAATAAACCGCCAAGACGCCAAGAGATATATCTTGTCTTTTTTCTTGGCGAACTTGGCGCCTTGGCGGTTAAAATTGAGAAGTTATGCATGAAACGGAAATCAAACTTCCAATTACCGATCTGCACCAGGCAAACAACAAGGTACGCAAATTAAACGCCTCGATACTGAAAGAGCGTCATCTGGAAGACAACTTTCTGTTTGACCGGCAAGAACGATTCCTCGCGAATGAGCGTATGCTGCTGCGCCTGAGAATCATGGCTTCACCGGAACCTCCTTTTAAAGAATGGAAAGCCATACTCACATTCAAGGGTGTGCCCGAGGTTTCTGATGGCGTAAAGAAACGGGAAGAGATTGAATCTGAAATAATGAATTCGAATAACCTGAAGGAAATCCTTTTTAGGCTCGGTTTTGAAATTACTTTCCGGTATCAAAAATACCGTACGGTTTACAGGTTGGAAAATGCCGATCTGGATATCTGCATCGATGAAACTCCCATTGGAAATTTTTTTGAGTTGGAAGGGGAAATCTTAAGGATTCATGAATTTGCCACAAAACTCGGCTATAACCGGGATGATTACATCACTCAGAGCTACGCAACACTGTATTATCGATGGTGTCAAAAAACGGGCAACCAAGAGCCATATATGGTGTTTTAATCAATGTAGCGCGGACGTCACGTCTGCGAAGTTTGCAGGCGGGACGCCCGCACCACTTTGTTTAATATGAAAGCGCTCATTCTCGCAGCCGGTCTCGGGACACGAGTCCGCCCATTTACATTTTTCCGCGCCAAAGCGACCCTTCCACTTCTGAATATTCCATTTATTCATTACCCGCTGCACTATTGTTCCGTTCATGGAATTCAGGAAGCCGTTGTGAACCTGCATTCGCTGCCGGATTCGGTTCGTGAAGCCGCCGGAAACAAGTATGGAAACATTCGGATTTCCTATTCCGAAGAACCGGAAATTCTGGGTACAGCCGGTGCTATGCGAAAAGCGGCCCGTTTGCTGGACGGGGACCCGTTTTTGGTGATGAACAGCGATATGTTAACCGATATTCCACTTCAAGAGGTCTTGAGTTTTCATCAGGATTCGCAAGCGGACATCACGCTTGTCATTATGAAAGACGCGAGATTCTCTCACTATGGTGGCTTATATTTTCAAGGAGATCTTTTGAGGCTGTCCGGATTTCGATCTGGTCCCGGAGAATCGTATCATTACACGGGATTGCAGGTCGTCAGTCCTCAAATTCTGGAGCATATTCCCGATGGCAAAAAGACCGGAATTTTTACCGATATTTATCCAGGTATCATGAAAGACAAAAAAATCTATGGTTTCGTTTATCATGGATTTTGGAAGGAGATGGGAAATCTGCGCGAATATCTTCGAACAAGCCTGGAACTAGTGCGCCAACCGCTGCCCGAAAAGCTGATCCCGGAGGGAGCGCAACTGTCAATGGTCTCTCCTGAGGCAACAATTGAAGAAGGTGCTGATGTGATTGATAGCCTGGTGATGGATGGAGCCCGTATTGAATCCGGCGTGAGAGTAGAACATTCCATCATCGGATGGGATGTTACCGTTACTGGTACTGTTCGAAATCAAGCACTCGCCCGCGGTATCCTTCCCTGGTACCTATAGCATCTGTCGCGTCTGGCGTTGCGCGTCTGTCGCGTCCATGGAGGTGTATCTGAATTCAATCGAAACAGTAGCCGCGTACAATTTGCCGGAGGAAACACCATCCGGTTTTGTTTGTACGAGACTCACAGGCGATGCATCCTCACGTTCTTATTTTCGAATTCAAGGGGATTCCGGACAATCTCTCATTCTGATGAAGATGCCGGAGCCTTATCAGGAGAGTAATTTCCCATATCTCCAGAACTATGAGCTCTTCCGTTCTGCGGG contains the following coding sequences:
- a CDS encoding glycosyltransferase family 2 protein; protein product: MLLSILIPVYNEAKTIRQIIERVQSTPYDKEIIVVDDGSSDGTTEELKQMDQNVKVLLHEKNRGKGAAIRTALQHATGDILLIQDADMEYDPSDYPQLLDPIQSGKADVVFGSRFLGGGAHRVLYFWHSLGNRFLTLLANMLNDLNMTDMETGYKAFTREVQKAIRIRSNRFGFEPEFTAKVARKRFRIYEVPVSYYGRGYREGKKITWRDGLAALFWIFRYRFFD
- a CDS encoding isoprenylcysteine carboxylmethyltransferase family protein: MAISVFSGGRGGINKGKEQGESRTLFILLLVLTAGAAFCIPFFAGRNFTSLNLPVYFRYIGTPVFLCGLIIRHISIRTLKRQFSIYVAIQENHQLITTGIYSQIRHPIYLGAVLSLIGFVLVFPTLLGFIFVVIYSMLLTHRMAQEERLMLKHFGSVYEEYSSKSYRLIPHIY
- a CDS encoding M20/M25/M40 family metallo-hydrolase; this translates as MGDQKYLKNLDKYIEGSRVHFVDMLGQLVEIPTVSMDPGRKGDMRRGANLAAEYLRAFGAEATVHETSGNPVVVGRFQVPGARQTLTVYNHMDVQPAQEPEWVREPFVFVKQDGRYLGRGTTDDKGPGLTALLGARYAVENGVPLNIQFIWELEEEIGSPHFEEFMKANAASLKTDSVLVSDTMWISRNKPAIPYGLRGMITALMVLQTHEKDTHSGVTGGAARNPLGELCQVVAQCYDAKTGKVKIPGFYQDVKAVSKKEVDSFLSSGFDMKRWKQVYSFRSLRANTAVDLLKRVWTMPTFEVHGLVGGYTGPGVKTVVPPRGELKFSCRLVPNQKPEKIFKLIKSYVKKLNPDVEVILDAKLDPYLGDLSGDHIRCAIDAIEYGFSRSPAFIREGGSIGAVVTMQRYLKAPIIFIGLSLPEHGYHAPNENFDWVQASGGIKTFAKYFANVAAL
- a CDS encoding cysteine dioxygenase family protein; amino-acid sequence: MVNIGEFVSRLSAIPETDFTLENVLTFLRSHPVDIATLAPYLYFSSEHYTRNLIHKTPLFELIAVCWDKGQKSVIHNHRDQKCWMAIPYGRLMVHNFTLIQKDISRHFCDLKSSVQFELSPESPGEVDPEEPVHQVLNLPSYDCRAVSLHVYSKPFDTCEVYDLKNKCYEDMPLVNTSEYGVLKMDIQAERVKLA
- a CDS encoding DegT/DnrJ/EryC1/StrS family aminotransferase; this translates as MKVPLIDLQAQFLNLQPEIHQAIESVLASQKFILGEEGRSLESRIAELTQTSFAVGCASGTDALLLSLRAVGIGPGDEVITTAYSFFATGGMISWIGAVPVFVDIDPGTFNLLPEQVGKKITAKTKAILAVHLFGQCCSIEQLLPFNLPVIEDAAQAIGSMRNGKPAGSIGISGCFSFFPTKNLGAYGDGGMIVTSDETLAKKLKMLRAHGQESQRYYHSFIGTNSRLDELQAAVLRVKLKYLQQWNEKRAANAAYYNERLKDLPLEIPVIDAANTSNFHQYVIRSKNRDRLKNYLADQGIGTGIYYPLILPLQPCFSELGYKAGDFPNAEECSTTSLALPVYPELTAEQLEFVVHHIFHFLQ
- the cyaB gene encoding class IV adenylate cyclase; the protein is MHETEIKLPITDLHQANNKVRKLNASILKERHLEDNFLFDRQERFLANERMLLRLRIMASPEPPFKEWKAILTFKGVPEVSDGVKKREEIESEIMNSNNLKEILFRLGFEITFRYQKYRTVYRLENADLDICIDETPIGNFFELEGEILRIHEFATKLGYNRDDYITQSYATLYYRWCQKTGNQEPYMVF
- a CDS encoding NDP-sugar synthase yields the protein MKALILAAGLGTRVRPFTFFRAKATLPLLNIPFIHYPLHYCSVHGIQEAVVNLHSLPDSVREAAGNKYGNIRISYSEEPEILGTAGAMRKAARLLDGDPFLVMNSDMLTDIPLQEVLSFHQDSQADITLVIMKDARFSHYGGLYFQGDLLRLSGFRSGPGESYHYTGLQVVSPQILEHIPDGKKTGIFTDIYPGIMKDKKIYGFVYHGFWKEMGNLREYLRTSLELVRQPLPEKLIPEGAQLSMVSPEATIEEGADVIDSLVMDGARIESGVRVEHSIIGWDVTVTGTVRNQALARGILPWYL